The segment atgatgtttccttcctccagatgtttaagcgccagcctccccagcttcaggagaacgtccctgtcagcctccgtcagctgctgtggagtcgtctcatgtccctcaccgtacttgttgttcttcctctttgtctgaaccagcaggaagtgtgagtacaggtcagtcagggtcttgggcagctctcctctctggtctgtggtcaacatgtgctccagaactgtagcactgatccagcagaagactgggatttgacacatgatgtggaggctcctggacgtcttgatgtgtgagatgattctgctgcacagctcttcatcactgaatctcctcctgaagtactcctccttctgggcgtcagtgaagcctcgtacttctgtgaccctgtcaacacgtgtaggagggatctgattggccgccgcaggtctggaggttatccagacgagagccgagggaagcagattcccccggatgaggtttgtcagcagcacgttgactgatgacctctgtgtgacatcagacacaagctccctgtggttgaagtccagacaaggtctgctttcatccaggccgtcaaagatgaacaaaggtttacagacagcgagcgtctctgccgtgagcttctgtaacgctggatggaaaacacggagcagcgtgagaagactgtgctgctggtctttcaccaggttcagctccctgaacaaaagcacagtcagcagacccacatcttggttttctaaaccctcggcccagtccagagtgaacttctgcaccgagaaggtttttccaacgccagcgacgccgttggtcaggacgactctgatgctgctctgctggtcagtgaaggctttaaagatgtcgtggcacttgatgggagtgtcgtggaggctcttcaccttggaagccgtctcaagctgcctcacctcatgttgagtattaacctcttcactcggtccctctgtgatgtagagctcagtgtagatcctgttgaggagggttctacttcctgtttcatcagttccttcagtcacatgttcacatctcctcctcacactgagcttatgttcatctaaaacctcctgcagaccacgatctgctgaaagacaagaaacaatgtcagagacagagaatctgctgattgttttcatcagatacagaaaaactacagaaaataaaagctttttaactttgtgcttttataacgatgttaaatgttgatgctgtatgaaggaacaaaataaaaccacatgtgctgttgtcagaagtgaagacatcagcagacacatgtacagtgctgctctgaccggctgtctgagctccagctcctgttctggatctttgtccacactggggacaggaggagtctcctgaagaaccagactggtcccagtatgaggtgatgcactgtctgcagaaccagtgtccacagctggtggagactggatccttcaggacgtcctgacacgaagcacagcaggacgactgctcctcctcagaaacatgactcctcttcctctctctgtgaagacatttcctgataactcacatgtcacagtcacaggttgtcattacttctgtcaaggaggttttgttttcacccagtatgtttgtgtgttggttggttcgttagtgggattataaaaaacgacagattaccagtaaacttggtggaaggttgtggtcCGTGAACCAGAtcggggggggggatttgtgtggaatttggtgcagatccaaataaaaatgagtctctagtgaatctcaaagtggtttcataaggagcgtgttggttcctggtggaggtctgagctctttgagtgattctgagagattagtcaccaacttcaatgaagctgtgtcctaatgcaggggccacactagaggaaactaaatcctcttcagagcaggtcacagtagaaacagtctcttactctgtgtgtgagggtccaggttcattactgaagaaTAGAGGATGTTCCatggaccggtcactcttcagagacacacagctggaccctggagactctgctctcagtctgtggtcctgacctctgcaaacacaaacatgtttttattcagaacacatcattcactggttcattctctgaggattcagtttggaggttcacatgtttggagcaggtctcttactttgtgtgtgagggttcaggttcattactgaagaaTAGAGGATGTTCCatggaccggtcactcttcagagacacacagctggaccctggagactcggctctgtcctcctcttcctcctcataaccactcatcttcagtctgagaggaaaaacactgtgagctcaaacacacacaatgaagccaggtacgtaaactcagtgtttcttcaaataGAACAGAGTCAACCCTCCTACACTGTGTCCCTGTTGTCACGGTAACCTGAGACAGTTGTAGGTTTAATGTGTTggactcagccaatcacagcgttGAGTCAAACTGTTGATTGACTGACAGAAGTTCATCCtgaatcttcttctctctaaAGTCCACGAGTAGAAAACTGACTCAGAGtctgtgacagtaaaataatatgaatgaataatataaatgttgctgaacactcaccagcctcagacttcacgtctcctccgtctgctcctTGTTGTTAGAACAAGtctgaacactttcactttcactggctgCATCCGCTCTGCAGTTACTGGAAATCACATgactctgtgtgagtgtgtgtgtgttcttgtacagcttctttgtgaggaccagtttgagcctacaatctacggagtgaggaccttttgactggtcctcactttgtgaccccccccctttaatggaccgtttgggggttaagacttggttttagggttagagttagaatTAGGTTGAGGTGAGGTTCAGGTTTAgtcatttagtttggatggttaggttTAGGGGCTAGGGAAGgaattatgccaatgagtgtcctcactaacataaaactacaaacgtgtgtgtaagtgtgtgttaaaattaaaactgcTGTTTGTAACTTAAGTCATGAAATATCTATtacagacaataataataataaataatcagtggtgtataaagtacttgaaagccatacttgagtaaaagtacagatatcttacctgaaagtgactccggtaaaagttaaagtcacccgtcagaaaatgacttgagtcaaagtcttaaagtcgctcatattaaatgtacttaagtatcaaaagtaaaagtacaactaccaaaattaaaaatgcaaagtgattTTTATAgtctatacagacacaaaacaaccaaaaattgttctcttcaggttttatttcaactgactgaaaaattctaacaaaaatatacatatactgtataattttacacattttgagccccagatgctgaggttcaaatagtaatggactagtgcatctgaacttcaggggacaacaaagaaccaactcaacagaataaacaagtggCTCTTGTGTCTGCCTCAGAACACTAATAGACCACAGTATAACCACTAAACAATTCTGTAAATATCACTAAACATGgacctttcactttctaatcagTAGTAGCAGTGATACACAATGCCCCTTATGATAActcagcaaaaggaaacaagtcCTAGGCACACAAATAGGATAGTTTCCCTCTTTTGTAACAACCTGCACAGTGCTAAGAGAAAACTCTCTGGACACAGTCTAGTTTTGCTGCCAAAttcagacagaataataaagactGAACCGAGCTCCTGCAGGAGCACCTGGATAATTCTAAAGGGAATAAATGGATGGGGAATCTGCTCCTGTTGATTACGTCCCTGCCCTTTGTACACACATCGCTACTCCCCATTGGATGGTTTAGTGAGGTCCTCGGATCGGCCCTGCCAGAGTCGGTCACGGCCCTGGCGGAGCGCCGAGAAGTCGATCAAACTCACTATCTAGAGGAAGTAAAACTCTTCACAAAGTTTCTGAAGGGGAACCTGTGGAGGGATCATTTCCGGTAAAGCCTGCTCGACCCAGGTCGACCAAGGCAGCCCGACCAACCTCCGGACGCTTAGGGCCTCGCCCTAAGCGTCcggaggcccccccccccgcccccccagaCGGCAAACACGCCGCGGGGCCTGCGCACCTCCCGAGGCAGGGGGCacgcgagcgagagagagagagagagaggtgcgcAGTGCGTAAAGGCGCGCGTTGCTCCAACCTGCTGCTCAAGTAAAGAGTCAGTTTTGAGAATATAAGAAGCAGAGAGTACagaaatttgttttcaaattcaTCGAGTAAAATTTAAAAgtcgtcaggaaaataaatactcaagtaaagtacagatatgtgaaaaatctacTCAAGTACAGTGAggaagtatttgtacttcaaagtatttgtacttcgttacttcccacctctgtaaataatataaatgttgctgaacactcaccagcctcagacttcacgtctcctccgtctgctcctTGTAGTTAGAACAAGTCTGAcactggctcctcctcctcctctctgtagttactggaaatcacatgactctgtgtgtgattgtgtgtgagactgtgtgtatatgttaaAATTCAAACTGCTGTTTGCAACTTAActcatgaaatatattttacagacaacaataataatataaataaagtttctcTTCATTACCATAGAAACAAGAACCAGCTGatccacaatgtttatctgatgaatttatgtttgtgacatgaattcatcagataaacattgaaactcaGGTGAAAGCTCATGtcctgtttattctgctgtgaaccacaatgttcatctgtctgtgtcacaaACGGATTGACAACACTTCCTGAAcccctttcaaagtaaaagcactccagcgtttgACTCTGTTGAAACGGAGCTTTGATTGTTACAGACCGGAAGTTGCAGGTCTTCATCCCGTAGAGTCCTGACGTTCAGTTTATTCCATAAccttgtattgaaggaaatgcagtagCGCACACACTGtgcgtgtgaacaacagacaacagacacacacctggtcTGTGGAGCGACCCCTGCTGGTTCTGctgtacagtctgtggttctgcagcttgaagacattttcattaaagagGTGAAGATCTACACTGAGATGTAAAAGTCTGGCCGCTAGATGGCGCCACCCTCACATACAtggctgtgaaatgtgaaatgagtggcagttttaaattatttaagttCTTCAAATCCAGAGTTGTTCTTTTAAATTGGttcacaaaaatattttaaacgTGACTTTCTTTATTTCCGTGTTGAGTTGTTGTTGAGAGGAAACTTGAATGTTGTGTCAGCTGAGTGAAACTAAAAACTCTGAGCTGCTTGTGAACGTGTCTCTGTGGGTTGAGAGAAACATGagagtcatttaaaaaactgaggAGTTGATGACACctgggatttaatttaatatttaaatctcagctgagacacagaatattaataaactgaagaagctcGAGGTCGTTTCAAACTcattattactgtgtgtgtgtgagcagctttaaataaagattattagaTTTGAATCAACCGCTGGGCGGAGCTAACACGTCACAGAAACAATCATCAGCACgtgcagtgtgtgagagagagagagagagagagagagagagagattcagagagacagagagtcagatagagatagagagggagagagagagagagagagagagagggagagagagagagagagtgagagagagagagagacagagagtgagagagagagagagagagagagagagagagagagggagagagagagagagagtgagagagagagagagagagagagacagagagtgagagagagagagacagagagagagagagagagagagagagagagagagagagacagagagggacagagagagagagagagagagacagagagtgagagagagagagacagagagggacagagagagagagacagagagagagagagagagagagagagacagagagagagagagagacagagagggacagagagagagagagacagagagacagagagagagagagacagagagagagagagacagagagtgagagacagagagggacagagagagagagagagagagagagggagagagagagagagagagagggagagagagagagagagagagagagagagagagagagagacaggaggaagctgcagctgtttcttttctcagtgatgttacacaaacacagagagatggacTGAGAGAGTTTTattcagaggaagaagaggaagaagaggaggaagaagaagaggaggaggaggaagaagaggaagaagagggaggagaggaagatgctgtgtgtttctctgcatcGTTTTCATCAGTGAAAGTGATAAACCTCTGGACTTGTGATGGggtgaatctgaatctgaggaGGATGCTGATGAACGAGTGAGTAAACTTATCAATACTaatattcacattaaaagaagaacagaataaaagaggtgaagagattaGAGAACACGTGAGagtgtaaaatataattatattgattataaaagaattaaaaaagaatgggcaatgaaatagaaaataataaatgctCAGATTAAGTCAATAAagattatattgtatatatatgcAAATGAGGTATTGTGtcattaaatgtttgttaatctgaagtaatttcaatttaaacattgttttttacaATTCCTTTATGATTTTGACGATATATCAGAGTCAAAGGTTTTTAGAGAGACGATTTTggatgtgttattattattattattatcataacaacaacaataacagtgGTGTTTTATTTATCCAGATCTTTTAACGATGCTCTGGATCTTTAACTCACAGAGAAAGCAaatagttttctctttttttcattatatttgttGGTTTTCATAAGTCAACAGGAcaacaacatgcaaacacaacaatcagcaaaacaaataaaactgacttttaTCAAACCTAATctacatgaaataaaactaaataatacaaaataaaactagtATCTCTTTTTCATCACTTTGAAATAATTATAAATCTGCTCCGTGTCagtttttatgaataaaatgttttataaatcaggCTGTAAATTATATGAACAAATAACATATGAATTATACTAACAAACCCTTCAGTAAAAAgaccttcagaataaaaacaggaataaaactgGAATAAAACTACTAAAGTTTcagaatatgaagaaaaaactcattttgagcctttaaatatttatgctGTGATTTTAATCTACAAACACAAAcgttaatcaaataaaaatctcaATGTGCACTTTGAATAATTTATTTCCTCTCgtctgaaagaaaacatgaagccaaaatctCAAACTGGACCCGAGCGAGAACAGATTTCTTTTGTCTGGAGTGAAGTGAAGTTGCGTCATGTTCGGGTGTCGAAGGGAGTTTGTTATCGaaggtgtgtttttcttcttctctccaccGCTGAGATTTCAAGCCGCTGAGCTTCCTCGTGCTGAATTATAGATcaactttatttctgtgtgaGCAGCAGGCGGCTCCCTGAGGCCTCAGCATGGCTCCTTCATCGACCAGGGGGAGGGGCCACATGGTCTCACTGTTTGTTTGGGggcagtgcatgatgggaaaaaagaggaaaccaGAAGGTCACTCATGCATGAATTAGAAAATCTGTGAACAATCATGAACTTCTCTGAACTCAACCTGCAGCATCCAGAACATCTACAGGTTGAGACTCTGGAGAAATGTGAGGCTTCATCTAATCATGACTGGGAATTGAGACGAGACGAGACGAGACAAGATGAGACGAGACAAGAGTGTGGATCactgaggtgtttcaggagcttcaggagctttaTCTTTTTCTCTTAACTAACATGTACAAGTTCCTCAAAGCTTCGCTCCAACATCCTCGAGGAGCGATGACTCCTCATCGGCCTCCGTCCTCTAACggatgagagagaaggagaaactggattaaacagcagcaggaagaagagaagaggtgaAGTCCGGCTGCTCTGTTAAAAACACCATCAAGTCCACGTTAGGTTCAACACCTGTCTGAGACGAGGCCCTTTCCTGCAGCGCACACTCACAGActataacatcattacatctcaCTCTCAGGGTGGAGCTCCTCCGTCCTGTCGGAGCAGCACTGCACAGATCTGATGTTTACAccaggagacggagagaagaaCACGAAGGAGAAAAGACGGAGCCAGATCATTTCTGTTTTCCCTGGAACTTGATGAGTAAGAACAGTTGAAGCTGCACCAGAGGCTGTGACTGAAGGTCGGTTCCTTCACAGCGAcacaaggctccttcaaatgcagcagaCACCTATCCCACAATCCTTTGCACTTcggtgactgtgtgtgtgtgtgtgtgtgtgtgtgtctgtacttaCAAACATTGGCTGATGTTAAACGAGACTAAATCTTAATTGAAGCATCTCTGAGCAGAACTCTCTGTTTTGGCTCGTTCCGTTTACTCAGCTCAGACGTGGACTCACTCACATTCAGTCTCAGGATCTAATTTCAAGTCAAAGTCTTTTGGGCTCAGGTCCAGTGAACATTGAGCTTTTATTGACACTGTGTGGTCCATCAAATCAGTGTGTGACTGTCTGCTGCATTCAGATGAAGTTAAGAAGCACATGTGACTCAAAGAAAAGATCAGAGTCACGTCCAGGCCTcgatttaaaaagtatttaaagctGCGATTAGTCAAAATGATcacaatacaaaaaacaaatcaaataccTGCAGCTGAAGAACAAGGAAAGACACACAACCACtgaggactgatatttgtgcaatttggtgcagatccaaataaaaatcaggatctagtaaatttgaatgtggtttcaggTGTGTGGTCTCGTTTTCTCCTTGTCACCTTTATTCTCAGACTCACCTGAGTTGCGTCTTTTCCCCTCCACAGTCGGTAACCATGGTGAAGGAGAGCGTGCCCCGCTGGGTCCACCGGGACTCTGACGAGGGTCTGATCCATGTGAACGTCGGAGGCCTGAAGAGGAGCCTGTGCTCCACCACGCTGAAGAAGTTCCCAGACACCAGACTGGGAAAGCTGCTGTCATGTGACTCGGAGGAGGACATTCTGCAGGTGGGTCAGGTTTTCACACAAATGTCGGGATAATATcgtcctgacatgttgtgtagttggtgtttgtgaagcagcagcagcaggttgtcgggtccgactcgttcaaacagtAACATGTGgagaacatccaggcgaggggcggagcctgtagagcagcagggggccggacatgacgtataaatcctgctgtggaaagatcagtgttgttgtttacagctcatccacaccggcgtcggccctcatcaccaacagatctggaatctcctcgtgtttccaagttgacgtcttcgtcttctacgtgtacggctcctcttcgtcatcctgagatgtttgttcttccagtttcacgtccgtcacatGTTAGAATGTTCCAGACcttttccagatgttttctaACATCGACTCACTCTGACAGTTGTTGTCATGAACTTCTCAATGTTCACGATTCTTCTTTACTTCACCAGAGACTCTTTCATGTAACACTTGAATATCTCTACTCATATTTATCAATCCTCTTTTGCACCTTTTTAAtctgaattgtttttattcttgtttagTTTCagattctattgttttattttctttatttctttgtatttatttgctgcttCTGCTCAGTTTTTATATTCCAGTGTTTCATTTCTTTGCCTCAGGACTCAGTTCTGTTCCCTCTCATGTTCTGGAATGACAATAAATCTCCTTGAATCTTTTCTCCTGTCTCGCTAAATAATAAAATTTTGAATTTATCTTACAAATAACTTGAATCCTTctttcccctccttcctctcgtAGGTGTGTGACGACTACGACGTGCAGCAGAAGGAGTTTTATTTCGACAGGAATCCCGGCCTGTTCCCGTACGTCCTCCACTTCTACCAGACGGGGAAACTTCACATCATGGACGAGCTGTGCGTCTTCTCCTTCAGGTCCGTGTCTCTGTCCTCGTGTCTCACATGCAAACCTCACAACACGTACAACACAGGTAGAAGCTGAAGATTCTGAGAGGGGAAATGTGTCGTGTTGTTCTGCCGACAGTGTTTGTGGTGTTATTTTCAGCAGATGGACTCACAACACATTCAAACGCATGAATAACGAGTGTAGGGGGAAGTTTCCTACCTGCTGGTGAGGTCACATGATTTCAGCTCCAGGCCTGACGACCTCGGACACCGAGTGAGGAGTTGGAAAACGTCTgagttcttctctctctgcgaAATGTGGGAAAAGTCTGGTTACAGTGATGGGAGAGACATTTCTATTCTTACGGGACAGTGGATGAAGTCTGTTGGAGTTGTCGTCGTCTCGTACTGACATCGTCTCTCCGTTGTTTTCCCACAGTCAGGAGATTGAGTACTGGGGCATCAATGAGTTCTTCCTGGACAGTTGCTGTAGTTACCGTTACCACGACCGCAAGCTGGAGAGCAGCCGCCATCGCAGCTGGGACGACGAGAGCGACGTCAGCAGCATCGACACGTCTGTGGACGAGATATCGGACATGAACAGGTGAAGGAGAAAGACTTTCCTCGTCCTCACGTCGTTACTCAGGTGTGTCCTTCATTAAATCTCCTGGTCTCCGTCCTCAGAGACATGCAGCACTTCCAGGTGGTGCGCTGTGGGAACTTCAGGAGGTGTCTGTGGCTGACGCTGGAGAACCCAGGATACTCTGTCCCCAGCAAACTCTTCAGCCTGCTGTCCATCGCTGTGGTGCTCACGTCCATCACCATCATGTGCATCAACAGCATCCCCGAGTATcaggtcagagcagagagacacatCGTGAAGACAAACAGACTCAGGCTTTGAAACCAACTCGACAGGAAGTTTCTTCAgaacgttttcagacatgagcacGTGCAGACAATtgtctggagtttgtgtttctcgtGTGAAGAAGCAGAGCAGATTGTTTGGAACTCTGAAAACATCTTCAACTGAatatttaaaggtgcagtgtgtaagatttaggtgaaaggatctattgacagaaagaGACTGAATATAACATAATCCTAATGATGCTTTCATAagtttcatctaaactgtacaaattaatgttttctttaccctagaatgggcctttacatttaaatactttacatttcaatactttatatttaaatactttatatttacatcaggagcaggtcatGACATTCTCCCgctgacattttaccaggaggctgcaggaaagaTTCCAGAAAATGCAGCAACAGACATTCgtacatttgcattctcacatattgCCCCTTTCAAAATATTGTGTAAAATCCCGCCAGATGAATTCCTCACATTGTGGCTCATGAAAGTCAAACTTGATGAGGCTGAGATAGAAGAAGACGtggttaaaaaactaaatataggTGTAAATGTTTAACTTGTCTTTCTCCTGCTTGTTGTCAGGTGTTTGACTCTGAGGGGAAACTGACGGAGGACCCCACCATGCAGGTGGTGGAggtgttctgcagctgctggttcaCCTTCGAGGTCAGCTCACTAAACACACAGGTGAGTCTCTGctacaaaactaaaactataaaagtgttgttttctctcGGAGGTGGTGACGCGGCTGCTGCTCGCTCCGAACAGGAAGAAGTTCTTCCATCACCCTCTGAACATTATTGACATGGTGTCTGTGGTTCCCATCTACATCACGCTCCTCTTCGACTTGACGCTGGGATCCGAGTCGGAGCTGGGAGACCTGGGACGACTCATTCAGGTCGGACACTTTCATCTGACTCACACTTTGACACAGAACTCAGTGAACTTGGTTTTTACCACG is part of the Hippoglossus hippoglossus isolate fHipHip1 chromosome 5, fHipHip1.pri, whole genome shotgun sequence genome and harbors:
- the si:dkey-43k4.5 gene encoding potassium voltage-gated channel subfamily S member 2 isoform X2, which gives rise to MVKESVPRWVHRDSDEGLIHVNVGGLKRSLCSTTLKKFPDTRLGKLLSCDSEEDILQVCDDYDVQQKEFYFDRNPGLFPYVLHFYQTGKLHIMDELCVFSFSQEIEYWGINEFFLDSCCSYRYHDRKLESSRHRSWDDESDVSSIDTSVDEISDMNRDMQHFQVVRCGNFRRCLWLTLENPGYSVPSKLFSLLSIAVVLTSITIMCINSIPEYQVFDSEGKLTEDPTMQVVEVFCSCWFTFEVVTRLLLAPNRKKFFHHPLNIIDMVSVVPIYITLLFDLTLGSESELGDLGRLIQVLRLTRIFRVLKLARHSTGLRSLGATLRHSYREVGILLLYLAVGVSVFSGIAYTAEYEEDVGLDTIPACWWWGTVSMTTKALEASVRNNNRRRMRMSCEPETEDEDEEEEEGSDGDSQCLDDDDIDDIEEDDDIDYEDEGGVINYSYVEHPSYTSILRRKELRQV
- the si:dkey-43k4.5 gene encoding potassium voltage-gated channel subfamily S member 2 isoform X1: MVKESVPRWVHRDSDEGLIHVNVGGLKRSLCSTTLKKFPDTRLGKLLSCDSEEDILQVCDDYDVQQKEFYFDRNPGLFPYVLHFYQTGKLHIMDELCVFSFSQEIEYWGINEFFLDSCCSYRYHDRKLESSRHRSWDDESDVSSIDTSVDEISDMNRDMQHFQVVRCGNFRRCLWLTLENPGYSVPSKLFSLLSIAVVLTSITIMCINSIPEYQVFDSEGKLTEDPTMQVVEVFCSCWFTFEVVTRLLLAPNRKKFFHHPLNIIDMVSVVPIYITLLFDLTLGSESELGDLGRLIQVLRLTRIFRVLKLARHSTGLRSLGATLRHSYREVGILLLYLAVGVSVFSGIAYTAEYEEDVGLDTIPACWWWGTVSMTTVGYGDVVPVTVAGKLAASGCILGGTLVVALPITIIFNKFSHFYRRQKALEASVRNNNRRRMRMSCEPETEDEDEEEEEGSDGDSQCLDDDDIDDIEEDDDIDYEDEGGVINYSYVEHPSYTSILRRKELRQV